A genomic segment from Longimicrobium sp. encodes:
- a CDS encoding histone deacetylase, which produces MKTTAFVSHEDCSRHDTGWSHPDHQGRLPAIVRAVQRDMVSLWEPLLQLEAVPATDEDLSLIHTPEHVARVREVAADAAQSEETLELDGVPVSGASWDAARASAGAVLTAVDAVLAGEAHNAFALSRPPGAGAWADGPGGFGLFNTVAIGARHLRERHAAARVLVVSWGVRPPLALARLLADDEGIGLISIHQHPLSFPTPDPSAAEHPEVAGAALSPGSGGEEFEEALRAALGAVPPAESPDFVLLAAGFDILDADPVGQLAVEPDEVYAITLALREWADERAGGRLVSVLEGGYAAAETARAVVQHLHALAGLPPG; this is translated from the coding sequence TTGAAGACCACCGCCTTCGTCAGCCACGAAGACTGTTCCCGCCACGACACGGGCTGGAGCCATCCCGACCACCAGGGGCGCCTTCCGGCCATCGTCCGGGCGGTGCAGCGCGACATGGTGTCGCTCTGGGAGCCGCTGCTGCAGCTGGAGGCCGTGCCCGCGACGGACGAGGACCTGTCCCTGATCCACACGCCGGAGCACGTCGCGCGCGTTCGCGAGGTGGCGGCTGATGCGGCGCAGAGTGAGGAAACGCTGGAGCTGGACGGCGTTCCCGTGTCCGGCGCCTCGTGGGACGCCGCGCGCGCCTCGGCCGGGGCGGTCCTGACGGCGGTGGATGCCGTGCTGGCGGGGGAGGCGCACAACGCCTTCGCCCTGTCCCGCCCACCCGGCGCCGGCGCCTGGGCCGACGGGCCGGGTGGATTCGGGCTCTTCAACACCGTGGCCATCGGCGCGCGGCACCTGCGGGAGCGGCATGCGGCGGCCCGCGTGCTGGTGGTGAGCTGGGGCGTGCGCCCGCCGCTCGCGCTTGCACGCCTGCTGGCGGATGACGAGGGGATCGGGTTGATCTCCATCCACCAGCACCCGCTCTCGTTTCCCACGCCGGACCCGTCCGCCGCCGAGCATCCAGAAGTCGCCGGCGCAGCGCTGTCCCCGGGGAGCGGGGGCGAGGAGTTCGAGGAGGCCCTTCGCGCCGCGCTGGGGGCCGTCCCGCCTGCCGAGTCGCCGGATTTCGTGCTGCTGGCGGCGGGGTTCGACATTCTGGACGCCGATCCCGTGGGCCAGCTCGCTGTGGAGCCCGACGAGGTGTACGCCATCACCCTCGCGTTGCGTGAGTGGGCGGACGAGCGCGCGGGCGGGCGCCTGGTCTCGGTGCTCGAGGGCGGATACGCGGCCGCGGAAACCGCGCGTGCGGTCGTGCAGCACCTGCACGCGTTGGCGGGGCTGCCGCCGGGGTGA